TTGTTGAAATCATGGGCGATGCCCCCGGCAAGGGTGCCGATGGCCTCCAGCTTCTGAGCTTGTCGGAGTTGGCTTTTAAGGCGCTTTTTGTCCGTTATGTCCTCTCCAGAAGGCATGGTTAAACCGGGTAATTTTGGCCTCCGTATCCCATACAATGATAGGAGCATTGGCGTAGTTGAACAGCTTTTCCAGATAGTCGCGCTTCTTCCCAAGGGTCTCCTCCGCCCGCTGGCGCCGAGTAGTTTCTGATTGTAATTTGTGGTTAAGCGATTCGAGTTGCTTTGCTGATTCCGCTTTCATTTCCAACTCCAGGGCATTCCAAAAGTTGTTATTCTACCGTGTGCCAGTGGTGTAATGTTTTGAGTTCGAAAATGCTGTGCCGCTTTATTGGCAGCATGAATCATGCCATAGTGTTATAGATACACTATTCTCCTTAATTCCCGACAGTTGAGGTTTTCTTGTCGTGGGATTTCGATTTTGACTTGTTGGTAAATAGGGTTCATATGCTTCTAATTTATCAAGATTTTGACGTTTGATAGCGGTAGGCTAACAGCGCGGGGCAGGTTTGGGATGGACCATGTCCGTGGGGTGAAAGAAGTTGGCTGGATTCAAAAACTCACAAGTTCTAGGGGAAGAACATCTTTTCCGAGTTTACCAGAGAGGAGTGCACAACCATGTCACCTGTCATCGCTCTGGATATCTCGCAAAAGATTTCTGAAAAAACGGCTTAACTTTCTGAATACTCATGCGCCAGGCTCTTTGTATGAAACATTTCCACCGGATCATGCGAAGGGGCTACGGGACAGGTTCTGGTTCGTGTACACTCCCAAACATGGAAGCTGGTTAAATATGGGTGAGATTGAATTGAACGTCCTTATCGGCCAGTGCCTGAATCGACGAATCAATGACATTAATGTGGTCAGAACAGAATCGTTGGCTTGGCAGGAACATAGAAACAACAAAGGCGCCAAAGTCAATTGGCAGTTCACAACTGAGAATGCACGGACAAAACTGATCCGTCTTTACCCGACACTAGATGGTTGACAAGACACTAGGTGTTTAAATTCGAAATCCGAATATCGAAAGCCGAAACAAATTTAAAGCTCTAATGTTCCAATGACAGAAACAAACACACCAAGTTGCAGTCTCGAAACCGAATGTCGCACGGTACAGTTTCAGTCATTTCAGCCGTCGTAGCCGCCACGGCTACTATGGCGAAGTCGGCTTGGATTTTGGTCATTTGATATTGTCCTTCGACTTCGCTCATGGCCGTGAGTCCCTCGACTTGGCTCGGGACCGTGAGCCTGTCGAACGGCCTGTCGAACGGCCAGTCGAACCATTTCGAATTTGCGGCTGACGCCTTGAAGACAGCACGGATTTCGAGATTCGAATTTTTATGTTCTATAGAGCGATGGCCCCCGCACCCCTATGGGGTGTTGCCTCAAAGCCACGTCCTCTGGGCGTGGAACTTTTACTTCTCCTCTACCGTTTTCTGCGAACAACTCGCCTTCTTACCACTTTTCTCTTTTTCTTGGGTCTTGAGGAAGCAGCGGGCGATTTGAGAGGTTCTTGATGTGTTGAAAGGCCCTGTTCCAAAGGCGCGTCCGATGTTTCGCCGTGAGGCTTCTGCTGGTACCAGCAGGTGGCCCTCGGGCATTTCAAGATTGTTTGTCCGGCCTTGTCAGTGGATTCAACCAAAAAAGGATTCCTGCACGAGGGACAGGTCAAATGGTACGGCTTTCCCCAGCTCACAAAAACGCAGTCTTTGTTGGAGCATGCATAGAAGGATTTTCCCTTTGCGGTCTCTTGCTTTTTAATCCTGCCGGTTGAACAGAGTGGACAACTCATGGCCAGGTGTTGTTGAAAGGCCGCAATCCGTTCTTCCAGGGATTCATCGCTTATCAGAGGCTCGGGGGCAATCCCCGTCTTTGCTTGGGACTCTTCGGTTTGCAATGCTATCTCAATCCGATCTCTTTCAGCGCCGGACGACTCTGGCTCCGGCTCTTGTGTGAATTCCTCTTGTTCAGGGTCCTCTAAAAGAGACGATGGCATTTCCTGTTCAGACGGCATCTCGTGAAGTGCTTCATCGGCAGGGAGCGCTGCCCCAGGCACATCATCTTGATCAGACACATCATCTTGATCGGAGTCGGGCTCCGGAGCAGTCTCTTGGGCTTCTTCCGGCAGTACTTCAGATGCGTCGCAGGAGTCTTCGGGTTTACCAGCAGGTGCTTTAGGCTCATCTTCGGCTGTTCCCGGCGCTTGAGACTGCTCTTCTTCGATTAGCCCGGCAGTGCTCTCTGCGGGCTGATCTCTCTTTGAGAAGAACTCTTTGATTTTAACCTGTTTTGTTTCTCCTGTTGACGTCAGTACCAGAGGCTGTCCGGCAGTCCGTGCGGGCCTGGCATGAGACCCTTTTTCTGCTCGTCGCTTGCGCAGCGTTTCTGACAGGGCAGACTTGAGCGCCTCTGTGGATTGACGAATCTCTTTTTG
This portion of the Deltaproteobacteria bacterium genome encodes:
- a CDS encoding PAS domain-containing protein: MKAESAKQLESLNHKLQSETTRRQRAEETLGKKRDYLEKLFNYANAPIIVWDTEAKITRFNHAFWRGHNGQKAP